From one Peptoniphilaceae bacterium AMB_02 genomic stretch:
- the argF gene encoding ornithine carbamoyltransferase has product MGKNLRGKNFLKLIDFTSEDIRYLLELSKDFKSMKRAGVPHKYLEGKNIVLLFEKTSTRTRCSFEVAGNDLGMGVTYLDPAGSQMGHKESIPDTARVLGRMYDGIEYRGFSQETVEELGKYAGVPVWNGLTDEWHPTQMLADMLTIEEHFGYLKGLKFVYMGDARNNVANSLMIVCAKMGVNFVACAPEELFPEENLVSMAKEIAAENHCTVTLTSDPKEGTKDADVLYTDIWVSMGEPAEIWEQRIALLKDYQINKEAMENANQEAIFLHCLPSFHDLKTKVGKEIYEKFGLEEMEVSDEVFESRQSLVFDQAENRMHTIKAIMYATLC; this is encoded by the coding sequence ATGGGAAAAAACCTAAGAGGTAAAAACTTTTTAAAACTAATTGACTTCACTTCAGAAGACATCCGCTACTTACTAGAGTTATCTAAGGATTTCAAATCAATGAAAAGAGCGGGAGTTCCACACAAGTACTTGGAAGGAAAGAACATCGTATTACTTTTCGAAAAAACTTCAACTAGAACAAGATGCTCATTTGAAGTTGCAGGAAACGATCTTGGAATGGGAGTTACTTACCTTGATCCTGCTGGATCTCAAATGGGACATAAAGAGTCAATACCTGATACAGCAAGAGTACTTGGAAGAATGTATGACGGTATAGAGTACAGAGGTTTCTCTCAAGAGACAGTTGAAGAGTTAGGGAAATATGCCGGAGTACCTGTATGGAACGGACTTACTGACGAATGGCATCCAACTCAAATGTTAGCAGATATGCTTACTATTGAAGAGCATTTCGGATACCTAAAAGGATTAAAATTCGTTTACATGGGCGATGCTCGTAACAATGTAGCAAATTCTTTAATGATTGTTTGTGCTAAGATGGGTGTTAACTTTGTAGCTTGTGCTCCTGAGGAGCTGTTCCCGGAAGAGAATCTTGTAAGCATGGCTAAAGAAATCGCTGCTGAAAATCATTGTACAGTAACCTTAACTTCTGATCCAAAAGAAGGAACAAAGGATGCAGACGTTCTTTATACCGATATCTGGGTATCAATGGGTGAACCGGCAGAAATCTGGGAGCAAAGAATTGCATTATTGAAAGATTACCAAATCAACAAAGAAGCAATGGAAAATGCAAATCAAGAAGCTATATTCCTACACTGCTTACCATCTTTCCACGACTTAAAAACTAAAGTTGGAAAAGAAATTTACGAAAAATTCGGTCTAGAAGAAATGGAAGTTTCTGATGAAGTATTTGAATCAAGACAATCATTAGTATTTGATCAGGCCGAAAACAGAATGCATACAATTAAGGCTATAATGTACGCAACTCTTTGTTAA